One segment of Paenibacillus sp. FSL R7-0337 DNA contains the following:
- a CDS encoding cellobiose phosphorylase, whose product MKDQSKVSRTGWSFTGNNGDFRLEQPDRSSFLYFPLVNEGGMMSSVSPKLHGQATSGHNTFLTPPISVEDLHNSRASRNFWVYIEGKGAWSAAGNSARQNASFYSEAADESLLEAGLLWHRVTRESKELGLRAEITSFVPCGSDKVELMKVVLTNSGTEVLTLTPTAAIPLYARSADDLRDHRHVTSLLNRIYTSAYGVEVQPALSFDERGHRVNHTSYGVFGAGEGGALPTGLFPVQEEFIGEGGSLDWPEAVVNNLAPPIGEDGGVPWEGYEALGGLRFAAITLEPGQSHSYVVVMAIDNDRIDVQALMAKYGSAAAFDALLEENKRFWADKVNTVEFHTGDHAADEWMKWVTLQPVLRRLYGNSFLPYHDYGRGGRGWRDLWQDCLALLIMEPADVRSLLLNNYAGVRIDGSNATIIGQQPGEFIADRNNIPRVWMDHGAWPFLTTMLYLDQSGDLDFLLQEQTYFRDTFMNRCKDRDASWEPGAGSSLRTTAGEEYTGTILEHILLQNLVPFFNVGEHNNILLEGADWNDGLDMAAQRGESVTFTAFYASNLLDLSKLLITLKERTGGDTLELAEEMVLLLDSLGQAVDYESVTAKHELLSRFYAAAPNKVSGVRAVLKLEEVAADLARKAEWIFDHLRRNEWVESGYGDGWFNGYYNNDGERVEGEWADSTRMTLTGQVFPLLGHAAAPEQIPAIISAVERNLYDEKIGYRLNSNFGGIQQNLGRAFGFAFGHKENGAMFSHMTVMYGNALYKRGYVKEGRKVLNSLYNLSANFEVSRMYPGIPEYINEQGRGMYTYLTGSASWLLLTMVTEVFGVKGKLGDLLLQPKLVKEQFDGNKSASIKTIFAGRELKVVYTASGSTEYGEYQIHAVRLNGAEVTLQRGSEGAVIPRSLLTELAEGEIHLLEVELA is encoded by the coding sequence TTGAAGGATCAATCAAAGGTGTCAAGAACAGGCTGGAGCTTTACCGGGAATAACGGGGATTTTCGGCTGGAACAGCCGGACCGTAGCAGCTTTTTATATTTTCCGCTAGTTAATGAAGGGGGCATGATGTCCTCGGTCAGTCCTAAGCTGCATGGTCAGGCCACCTCGGGCCATAATACCTTTCTGACACCGCCGATCTCGGTGGAGGATCTGCATAATTCCCGCGCCTCGCGCAATTTCTGGGTATACATTGAAGGCAAAGGCGCCTGGTCGGCTGCGGGCAATTCTGCACGGCAGAATGCGTCATTCTATAGCGAAGCGGCAGATGAATCCTTGCTGGAGGCAGGACTTCTGTGGCATCGGGTGACGCGGGAGAGTAAGGAGCTGGGGCTGAGAGCGGAGATCACAAGCTTCGTACCCTGCGGCAGCGACAAGGTTGAGCTGATGAAGGTGGTACTTACGAACAGCGGTACAGAGGTGCTTACGCTGACACCTACTGCAGCTATTCCGCTATATGCGCGCTCTGCGGACGATCTGCGCGATCACCGGCATGTGACTTCGCTGCTGAACCGGATTTATACTTCGGCTTATGGCGTAGAGGTGCAGCCTGCCCTGTCCTTCGACGAACGCGGCCATCGGGTGAATCATACTTCGTACGGGGTATTCGGGGCTGGAGAGGGTGGAGCGCTGCCAACCGGATTATTCCCTGTCCAGGAGGAATTCATCGGCGAGGGCGGAAGTCTGGACTGGCCGGAAGCGGTCGTGAACAATCTGGCGCCGCCGATTGGCGAAGACGGAGGAGTGCCTTGGGAAGGTTATGAGGCGTTGGGGGGACTGCGGTTCGCCGCGATTACTCTGGAGCCGGGTCAGAGCCATTCTTATGTCGTAGTCATGGCGATTGACAATGATAGAATTGATGTGCAGGCGCTGATGGCCAAATATGGCTCGGCTGCGGCTTTTGACGCATTGCTTGAAGAGAATAAGCGCTTCTGGGCGGATAAAGTCAATACGGTAGAATTCCATACCGGAGATCATGCTGCTGACGAATGGATGAAATGGGTGACGCTGCAGCCGGTGCTGCGCAGACTATACGGCAACTCGTTCCTGCCTTACCACGATTATGGCAGAGGGGGACGCGGCTGGCGCGATCTCTGGCAGGATTGCCTGGCTCTATTGATCATGGAACCTGCGGATGTGCGCAGCCTGCTGCTGAACAACTATGCCGGAGTTCGAATTGACGGCAGCAATGCGACGATCATCGGGCAGCAGCCGGGCGAATTCATTGCCGACCGTAACAATATTCCACGGGTCTGGATGGATCATGGCGCGTGGCCGTTCCTGACTACCATGCTATACCTGGATCAGAGCGGGGATCTGGACTTCCTGCTGCAGGAGCAGACCTACTTCCGTGATACCTTCATGAACCGCTGTAAAGACCGCGATGCCTCCTGGGAGCCGGGGGCAGGAAGCAGTCTGCGGACAACTGCGGGCGAAGAATATACAGGTACTATTCTGGAGCATATCCTGCTGCAGAATCTGGTTCCTTTCTTCAATGTGGGTGAGCATAACAATATCCTGCTGGAAGGAGCAGACTGGAACGATGGCCTCGATATGGCTGCACAGCGGGGCGAAAGTGTTACTTTCACAGCCTTCTATGCCAGCAACCTGCTGGATCTGTCCAAGCTGCTGATTACCCTGAAAGAACGGACGGGCGGAGATACGCTGGAGCTGGCCGAAGAGATGGTGCTGCTGCTTGACTCGCTCGGCCAAGCTGTCGATTATGAATCGGTGACGGCCAAGCATGAGCTGCTCAGCCGCTTCTATGCTGCTGCGCCGAATAAGGTGAGCGGAGTAAGAGCTGTGCTGAAGCTTGAAGAGGTTGCAGCAGATCTCGCCCGTAAGGCGGAATGGATCTTCGATCACCTGCGCCGCAATGAATGGGTAGAGAGCGGATATGGCGACGGCTGGTTCAACGGTTATTATAATAATGACGGTGAACGTGTAGAAGGGGAATGGGCTGATAGCACACGGATGACGCTTACCGGACAGGTCTTCCCGCTCCTCGGCCACGCGGCTGCTCCAGAGCAGATTCCTGCGATCATCTCTGCGGTAGAGCGCAATCTGTACGATGAGAAAATCGGCTACCGTCTGAACAGCAACTTCGGCGGAATTCAGCAGAATCTGGGCCGGGCGTTCGGCTTCGCCTTCGGACACAAGGAGAACGGAGCGATGTTCAGCCACATGACCGTTATGTACGGCAATGCGCTATATAAGCGCGGATACGTCAAAGAAGGCCGTAAGGTGCTGAATTCGCTGTATAACCTGAGTGCTAACTTCGAGGTCAGCCGGATGTATCCCGGAATTCCGGAATATATCAACGAGCAGGGCAGAGGAATGTACACGTATCTGACAGGCTCGGCAAGCTGGCTGCTCCTGACGATGGTGACTGAAGTATTTGGCGTCAAAGGCAAGCTCGGTGACCTGTTGCTGCAGCCGAAGCTGGTGAAAGAACAGTTTGACGGCAATAAGAGCGCCTCGATCAAAACTATCTTTGCCGGACGTGAGCTGAAAGTCGTCTATACGGCTTCTGGAAGCACGGAGTACGGAGAGTATCAAATACACGCAGTCCGCTTGAACGGGGCTGAGGTAACGCTTCAGCGCGGCTCAGAGGGCGCTGTGATT